A window of Fusarium musae strain F31 chromosome 1, whole genome shotgun sequence genomic DNA:
CAGTCTTTGGCCGACTCTAGCGAATCCTATTCAGGGTGTAAATGTTGTCaggaaaaaaacaaaaacaaaagaaaaaggaaaaaaatcCAAtggcatcaccatcacctccAACGCCAACTTCTCGAAATATCCAAGAAAAGGTGCGGGCTTTGGTCATCAGACCACTCACTACAGAGGGCTGACTAGACTAAAAATTAAGGCGACAGCATATATTCACGAAGCTGACATCTGGCTCAATGAGCCCAATTCAACCCTCGCTATCACCGATTGGAGTAATCTTCATTTGAGGCCTTCTATTATACCTTTCCACCTAcgcctttcttttcttccataCACACGCCACTATGGCTGGCGATTCCATAGGTTGACAATTGATGGGCTTGAAGCTGCGCCTCCCCTCTACCCTCAGGCTCCGTTCAAAGAGCATCCTCCTCGTAAGAAGGTTGTGTATGTATGGGTTTGTGTGAGTCTGTCTACTCGATCAAAGGTGCAAGTTATGAGACTCGGGCAGCTATTGCTAGTTGCCTCAACACCCGCACTCTGACTAGTCTTGGAAATGTATAAGTATCTTCTAACACTCCGTCAGTGCCAATGTGGACACGGTGGAATGAAGATTACAGTCGACCCTTGTCCATACTGCGGCATACCCAGGTGTGCCAATTGCGATACAAGACGCTTTAATAGCCGATCAAACACAGCTATTCCGTATCCCGAATCTGAGGACCTGTCTTGCCGACTTCCCTTATCTACATCAGCATAGTTGTGTTACCAACCAAGCTACAGCCCCCTAAGACCGTCCTTTAAGGAGCTGATACAACATTGAACCTTGGGTTATTTCTAGTACGTACGATTTTGGTATGGCAGGACATCTGGCCAGGGCATGAGagcaggaagaggaagagaagacatgGCAATTTCATTGCCATATCCTAATTGTTCGTCAGAAGGATTGGAAGATTCAAAAGTCTCACGTTTAGTTGTTTTTACTTGCACGGAGTAATGATTTACAGATGATCTTTTGTCTAATACGAAAAGAATCCTTGATGCACAAACTAACAATAATTGATGTGACAGAGATATCTGCTGCTATAACTGAGACATGCAGCTGTTGAGACGGAACAAAACTCTCCCAGTAACCTCGCCAGCTCATAGCAAATTCTCCCGCGCTGCAAGTTACTATGACTGGGTCAAGGGTGCCATCTGGGATGGGCCAGATGAATGGAGAGATCAGTCTAGGATCGACAGATACAGAATCTCAGCCGTGGAACACAATAAGCCCTTCGTTGAAGTTATCAAAGAAAGGTCCGGCTATGACATCTCGGAGATTTCGGCTTTCATGGACCGCAATCCAGGTTTACTTCACTGGGATCATGATACACTTTGTGTCGAGGCTTTTTGTCGGGGTGCTGAAGGGATTCTCGACAATCCTAATCCAGACAGTATTCAGGACGACCTGTTGACGAAAGAGGACAGGCCAGGAGCGTGGGTCTCAGATCGGAACTACTGGCTTTCTCAAGATGGAATATCAAAAGATCATTGGTATGACGAAGTGTTGGACCGTCTTGGGTTCTATCAAGTGTTGAAAAACGAAGTACGTTCCCAAataccctcttcttcttcgagggTGACTACTTACTGGTGCAACTCTAGCGTTTCCGACTTAACTCAGCAGGAGAGATGATTGGACCAGCTCGACAAATGTAAGCCTGAAGATTGTCAATAGTTGTGCCGTGACGTTATTTTGCACTGTTCTGATATGAATAGTTATATCAACAATCCAGATGGTGCAAGTGTGTTGGCAATCCTGCGTACAGCGCCACACCCCCACGCTGATGGTCTTCGAGACCTTCTCTCAAATTACATCTCCTCCAGCCCGACCCCGAACTTGTCGCTGCGAGTCTCAGTAAGTGGATATAGATGTGAATATAAATCCCAATAATTGACCCTCTTCTTACGGTAGGACTTTTGGAACGCGAGCTTCGTCCTCAATTTCAACCTTCCCTTCTTCGCTATTGGACCTTCAAAGAAGCAAGATAAACGTGTCTTTCACAACACCAAGCACCCATTCCGATCACGATACCCACTAGATTCTCTGAACTTACAAGATCCACGATCGCGTCTGGGATGTGGCGAAAACTTCGCTTTTCAAGACAAACTCGTCCTTCATGAAGCGGTTTACGCCCTGACCACGACTGGCCCAAGTGAACCACACTGGACTTCATATTGCTTCGACGAGAATttctttgaagaagagaatgatgGAGACGAAGATGGTGACGatcaagatgaggaagatgatgatgaaagcaTAGAAGCGAGCGTCGATCCCATCATAGATGAAGCGGAGCTCAAGGGGCCAATGAACATGTGGCTTCCTCGACAATACTCGTTGGCAGCCTTAGCGAAACAGCTTGACAGGATATTAGGATACCATGCTCATGTACATGAAGTCTTCAGGTATAATCTGAATATCTATGTAAGTGATGATTTCCTGTGACCCCCTTTTGGAGTGAGCTCCCCTAGACAAGATAGATATCCGAGACGTATAATTTGCTAACTCTCTAGTAGATGTCTAGTTCAAGAGATAGCTCTGCAGAAAATGGATACCCTTCAGTCAAACCAGCCTGGAAGGGTTTCTCTGAAGTGCTGGGCAAGGTGATATTCTGCAACCTGAAGCTAATAGAGGCTGTGGATGAATTCTTGGCGAAGGACGTTCAGGTACACGCAGATGGAACGCCTCAAGGAGTACTGTGGCAAAGCCTGCGCAACGATGCCAGAGCTATGAAATCCCTTCGTTCTATCAAAGACTCTCTCTACAGGCTGCGGGCTACTGGGGGCAAACTTGAGCAAATCAAAGAATCCTTTGAGGAGCTCCGAAGAGAGGTAGGCCAACTGAATTCACCGAGCCGCGAACTATATTGACAAGAGGGACTTAGAAAAAGTTTGACCATGCAGACGAACAAAAGGACAGGGATAAACGAAACCAGGAGTTTACCATAGCTGCATTTGTGAGTCTCACCTTTAGACTCATAGGATGACAAACCTAACGTGCTAGGTATTTGGCATATTGACCCTCATTGCTCAAGTGTACAGCGGCAAGCCTCAAAAAGACGACCCGGAATCTTGGCCACTGTTCATTACCATGGTGGTTCTCTTCGTGGTCATCTGCACAGCGGGTATTCTATACATTATTCGGGGGCGTATTACTCGACATAGCAATGCACTCATGACCTACCTCGAGGAAAGGATTGAGGCAATACAAGAGAAATATAGAAAAGACTCAAAGACTGTAACTATACGGAGATGTATTGGTTGGCTCTGGAACTACTCAGGGGCCGCATTTTTACTCCGCCAAGTATTGAAGATCTTGGGCAAGAAGCAGCAATTACTTCCCAGGTGATAGTTATATGGAGCCTTTTTGGGCAAGAAGTACATAATATGATGATTCATTCCAATCCTTTCTAACAACGTACCTGTCTCTCCGTGACAAAACTGTGATTTTTCAGCGGCTGTTAAAGCGACTTGTCTCACAATTTGAGCATCGGGGCACGCCACAGTTGGGGCAAGGGTCGACGCTAACCTTCGTACCTCCATGACCACATTGGCACTGGAGATTTGTAAGACGGCGTTGAATTGTACATGATTGAGTGTGGGAGAGGGGAAGCGCACGCAAAGCCAAACATACACAACCTTTCGGCGTGATCGCAATTCATTATAAGGGAATACCACAGGCGACGAGTCAACAACTTTAGATGAACCTATATTAGCCTATCGAAATTTCATAAAGAGTAGAAGTACCTTGGTAATAGAGGCCACTGTGGATGGCGCGGACTCCTACTTGGCTAAGGTTTGCTGCCTCGATACTTGCTTGCTCTTGCTCCATCGCAGCCTGCAGGAGTCGATCAGTACGAGGAGTAAGGAGAGTATATGAAATGAAATCATAGTCTATTTGTCATCCTTAAGACTTTCAATGGTAACTTACTGCGGGCTTGAAATCTAACCACTGGCACGTTTGAGATGGTGATCGTAGGTAAGTCCACAACAGAGTTTGAACCTGTGAGGCCACTTgattgaagaaaagaaacacgGAGAACTCGAGAGTTTAAGAATACTAAGAATGATCAAATACATTAAATATCAGATAATGGGCAAACAATGGACCCTAGGTGCTCTATATATCGGCCTTTAAGGGGCTGGGCCGATCTGAGATCTGCTCCTTAACCGAAACTGTGTAACTAGCGATATATTAGATATCCGGTCACGGTATGTTCAACATAAACTATTAATCAAGGGGTAATGAACAGGGCCATTCCCGACATCGGGCTCGCTATACCGAGTCGCCTGTGGAACAGAGTTCGCGACAGTGATCTCCCAGATCATGCTGGGCATCGAGTGCCGCTTCTTCATCTAACCAAGTTACAAGGCTGGTGTAGAAATTTCTACCCGCAAGCATATCCGCCTCTTGTTACTACCCAGGATGTAAAATCTTAGTATCGTATACAGGGCATACTCAGGATGGGAGACACAAAAAGGATATCCCGTCCACAAGCAAGACACAAAAACAAGCCATATCCGCTATTGGTATGcgagagaaagaaagggtTATATGCATGCCTTGAGCTACGCCTCCGACACCGGGTGTATGAGGGAGCCCAGTGCTGCATACCATGAAGTTAAGAGATGCGAGATGTGCGTATCCATTAGGATAACGATCGAGTGTGTGACAGAATCTTCTTACCAACCACCAAGATGTTACGAAACGAGATGATGTTATGGCTAATCTTGTGATTGTGCCACTGGAATCCATTGGCATCTTGGCTGGTTGAACATCCGTAAAGACTACTAATTATGTATCGGAGTGCAAGGATCCTACCGTGTATCTGTTAGACTGAGAATCGAAACTCACAGCTTACAGGGCTCATAACAAAGGATAGTCCCTTGATCACCAATCGAGCGAGAGTGCCTTTGTGCCTCGTACTATTGAGCCTGAAACCAATTCGAAGTCTAGTAATGGACACAAGATTGGTACGGTAAGGGAGGTTGACATGTGATGAAGTGTTGGCAAGTCGTGATTGGGTACTATGCTCGCCACCATAGTGGTTGCTATGCAGACAGCCCGAGTTTCTAAATCCGAGACGCCTTCAGGGTCGGTATAATTACGATACTATTCAATGCTATTGTATATTAACTTCATTCCGGGTATTGGTTATTTGATCCTTTCGTTTGTCAACAATGGAGCTGACCAAGGACACATGTTCAGTCAAGTCTTACGGCACAGAGACGCACCAGGCTCATTCCGGAATGAAAAAGTTTTTGTGTCATGTTACCTGATGCACATTGTTGATGAATATAGTTTGTATCCGTATTGGATGTCGAATTCCGATTTCTTGCCTTGGTTCTCTGTTTCCTGTTGCTCGAGTCACGAAAGTTTGGGCAGCTTCTTCGTTACGTCACCTCCCGTTACAATTAGTATAATTCCTTACTAGCACCTGGATACGTAAATCAATATAAGCCAGTCATCAGTTACCAATAAATCCCAAGCCTGTCTTATGTACTTCTCTGAGTCAACACCAACGTCTAGTCCTCACTCGACCGGAAAGGTGCGGCATATAGCGGAGGGTTCATGCAAAGGAATTATTCCGCTATAAAGCCATGGTTTGTTTTCCAGATTCTAGGATTTTATACTATTCGCAGGTTTCCAGTCAGTGGTGTATCGGTTGGGCTTGAATGGGGTCCAAAACTTGGGCAACCCAACCTACGAGAAAACAGATCTCACCCTACTTAGCCCCTGATGCAGTCAGCACTCGGCAATGTTTGACTGATTAGTCGAATCAAGTCACACTGAGAGTGTTGCAAGGCATTCGCGTACCTGCAGCTCATCGATCGATCAAGATAGTCCGTGGATCTCTAATATAAAGActgatattattaaagccAGGGTCCATAAGACTTCAAGGTAGAATGTATATTAGAATTTAAGAGAAACTGCTCTTGAGTGCCGGTAAATTTAGAGTCATGGCGGACAATGGAGTTGACGTCTACGTTATTGATCCACAATATCATCACGCGGCCTTTGAGATCGGTCTGACAGGAAAAGCAAATCGAGGATGACACCTGCAGGCCAAACTCACATATTACCCAAAGGCACACTGGAATGACCCGCAAGGGCTGTGATGGTATTTGAGAAAATTCCATCAGATCCTCGAGTTTAGAGCTCGAGCTTTAGTTGCCAGACACAATGGCAAAGAGAACAAAAGAGCGGTTGTTACATCCTTCTTTGTCCTATTTCGGTACATCACAAAGATCTAATTGGTCTAAGAACCCTTTGGAGCCTCGTGTCGGTGTGAGTTTGTGTGTGAAACAGTTTCCTAACAATGTCTCACTGTGGCCTCATTGGTTAGAACAGCCATTGTGACGTGAAGAAGCTAAAGCTTGATGATTCTAATATTAGTGTTATCGTTGATTTGACGAGTGGTTGCCAAACAGGCGCCGGACGACGCGTCTTGCTGTATAATTGTCGGTGTGTTTGCCggttcttctcttccgcAGTTGCGTGCTGCTTCGTCTCGACTTCTAAATTGATCTAGCTTAAGCTTTAGACGCCTACTTCATATTGTATTTGGTTTCAAAGCGAACCGGATGAATCTAGATAACCAGATTCAACGCCATTATGAAAGAAGTTCACCACGAGCTTCTAGTTGCAACTTGTAACCGAAGCGCCTCGCGCCAGAAGTCTAGTCTGAGGCCTGACGCCGACCCGAACTCAGAGGCTGACTTCGGCATGCATCCTGAATTATCCTTTATTCAAGAGAGTGATGAACGGTCATTTCAAACGGACCTTTTTCTGCAAATTTCGATACCTTACAGGGAGGTACCTCCCAGGCGAAGAGTAGTCTGGATATGGACCTGTGTAAGTGAAAGAGGCGACCTTGGACTCTTATCTTTGTACTTACCCAGCTAATCCCTAACAACTTTTCAGTGCATATGTGGCCATGGCGGAATGAAGGCCAACTCCATGCCATGCTTTCGCTGCGGGATTGACAGGTGTCCAAATTGCGAGACTCGAAGCTACAACTGTCGCCCATACTGAAGTGTTCAGAATCGTCAAGCATTAGTTGTAGAGAGTTCGAGTGCGGCCAAACGTCGGGTCCCAGAAAATAAAGCTTCACTCCAGGAATAATCGTAGATTGGGTTATGCCGATGAGGCCTTTCTATGTGTAAACGCGAGCACATCGTCGTGTCAGATTCGGGTAGTGGGTGGGCTGTGTTGGAAATTGTTGGTTGAAATCAGGTACGCTGATATTGAGGGGGGTAAGAAAGCCGTCGGCGCTTCTCAGaagatactaatatatttacaTTCCCTTTATGGTACTTTCTGACTTGTCTTGAGAGCCGTATGGATATCTCAAGGACCATCTTTACATCCATCACGCGACTCACGTGGCTATCAATCTGATCACAAAACCCAGCTGGACTCGACGACAGACAGAAACGTAGACAACACTGACGATCTCAACTGTCGGTAAGGTGAAGCCCGTCTGGCATCGAATCGAGATTCCACTcaatgaaaaagaaaatattaataggttataGATTATTTACTTTGCGAAAGACTCATAGACTTAATTTCTTCCCCCCTTGCAAGCGGCAGTGTTGGACATATTGAGAGGTTTACCTAAGTGGGAATGCAAATTAACAAATCTTTCGATAGTTTTTTACCATGCGATCACGGTGACAGCATTCAAGTGGATTGCATCAAACTGAAGGATTTGGGAACCTGAAGTGTTAGTATCCAGAATCACTGTGTATTGGGCACCTCGATGCATGTCTATGGCAGTCGACTAACGAAGCAGCAGTGGAAATTCAAGCCCGGCTTATACAATCTGAATAGAGAATCTACCTTGTAGTCCTCGTTCTAATACAGAATCAAGCCCATGCGCCCTTTTTGGCAAGGCAACCTGGGAGGCACTCTGAGAGGCAGTATAGGCAGTGGCATTTGCAACCGAGGTGAGGGCTGAGTACCTAGATTGCTGACTTGACAATATCTGTGCCTGCCATATGAGATTTTCGGACTCTCCATTCTTGTTCATCGGCTGCTATGTTGCTTGTTGGCACCATCTCGGATACATGGTACCTATGACATATTCCTATAAAGTCATGTGTCCACGTAAGGGTAGAACTAGCTGCATGTACGTTAACTACTGGCATTGATCCGTGATGTGAGGTGGCAAAATTTATGAGAAGCCCATGCTCCAACACGAATGTGTGAACTTTGCATACAGCCCCAGAAAGGACATGGCGGTTTGCGACGGCAGAGTTACGAGCATGCGCAAATGTGAGCCTTCACGTCACCAAAACATCCATGTAAGACAACAGACTAAGTAACTAATTTGGACGGCTATCTCGAACCGATATGCACCCGCTTTCTACAGTTCAGTCCTAGGCACCCAACGGCCTTCGCAGCCACTTTTCCAGAAGCTCCAAGACAGATGCCATTACATCATCGTACATGACTCTTTCGAATAGGTGTGTTGGTATAACAATTGGTCAGGGGTCGCATACAAAGgctaaatataagctattgcTCTATTTATCCTAATGGAACCTTCATATAAATTCCTcagttatttattattcgAAGAAAAGCGCCGTTAATAATTGCTGGTACCGCCGCATGTGACGCTGCTTGTGAATTGATCCTTATGAGGCCGCAGCAATGACACAGACGCCGCCGAGCTGGGCATTCCACACTTGCGTGAATACAATTTGAGACAGGATAGGCTACAACACCGCTCAATGCCTCTGAGCACTCCGAGTTCGGCTTTCTTGGGGTCTTGTCTGGCCCGGTAGTTCGATGTCTTGTTGGGCGGATTGGCGTCACTAGGCTTTCCCTTAAATTCACGCTCTCCATCCCCGAGACATTCTCATGCATAGCAGGTTACCTCCAAAACATTGAGGCCATTGGTCCTCCCTTAAGCGAAGTAGAAGAGTATGAGACGGAAATCTGCACCGTGGGCACAGGTGAATGAGGGTTAAGACGGCAGAAGTAGCCTAAGCCTGTAAGACAGTCTACATTCTATTCTTCCCATCACCCGTCAGTTAGTGCCAACCGATAGTAGTGATTCCGCCATCGCTTAGTTTCCGTCTGGTCAGTCTTACGCCGCGGTAATCCCTGTGCCAGAGACATCACGAGGCAGCAGCGCATTGAGGTTCAACCGACCGTAGACCGGTGTAATAAGCGAATAGAGTAGTTTGGAGTGTAATCACCTTAGTTATGATAAAGAGGATCATCTTCATATAAATAGACTCAActtagcttaaaataaagctttaaaaaccGCCGCCGCCCCCCGTTCTTCTGGTCTCGATCAAAAGTTATATAACAAGCCTTGGATGAGTTTTCTCAGTACTTGACTTTGACGCACTCATACACTTCCTGTCTATATATACACTCAACAATGTAAGTGATCAGAGCTTTGACCTGGGTTCGGCTTCTTGACGTATCACATTGAATCTGGTATTGACTTGGCTTATCATAGTCACTCTACAATCTTTTGCTGCAGTCACCCTGAGGATGATCAGAAATGGTCCCAACACCCGGCAATTGCCTTGTGCATGTCCTGGTTTGTTGGAATCGAGGCTCAAAAGCCATCGAGCACCTGTTGGTCAGCGCTCATTCTCCGCAACCCCCCTTATGCACAGGACTGACGAGTCATTCGTTCCAGCTGCCCTCCCACTGTTGTCTGCGCAACCCATTAACGAATTGCCGTCAAGAAAGAAGGTTGTATGGATCTGGACTTGTGTAAGTGCCCTGGTAATATCCCGTATCTTGCCTCCCAAACTGGTCTTCCCTTTTGACACACATGGCTAACAATCGCTGAGTGTCTTTGCGGTCATGGTGGAATGAAAGTTAGCGTTGATCCTTGTCCTTATTGTCGTATACCTCGCTGCCCAAACTGCAACACGCAGATGTTGAACTTCCGTAAATAGTGCAGTAAGCTGGTCTATGCGATAATGATAGTGAAAACCCTCCGGGAGGTGCGTTCATATTTGGATTGTATACAGATACT
This region includes:
- a CDS encoding hypothetical protein (EggNog:ENOG41), translated to MQLLRRNKTLPVTSPAHSKFSRAASYYDWVKGAIWDGPDEWRDQSRIDRYRISAVEHNKPFVEVIKERSGYDISEISAFMDRNPGLLHWDHDTLCVEAFCRGAEGILDNPNPDSIQDDLLTKEDRPGAWVSDRNYWLSQDGISKDHWYDEVLDRLGFYQVLKNERFRLNSAGEMIGPARQIYINNPDGASVLAILRTAPHPHADGLRDLLSNYISSSPTPNLSLRVSDFWNASFVLNFNLPFFAIGPSKKQDKRVFHNTKHPFRSRYPLDSLNLQDPRSRLGCGENFAFQDKLVLHEAVYALTTTGPSEPHWTSYCFDENFFEEENDGDEDGDDQDEEDDDESIEASVDPIIDEAELKGPMNMWLPRQYSLAALAKQLDRILGYHAHMSSSRDSSAENGYPSVKPAWKGFSEVLGKVIFCNLKLIEAVDEFLAKDVQVHADGTPQGVLWQSLRNDARAMKSLRSIKDSLYRLRATGGKLEQIKESFEELRREVGQLNSPSRELY